From the genome of Rhodothermus profundi, one region includes:
- the modC gene encoding molybdenum ABC transporter ATP-binding protein → MSVDLLVQIRRRYRSGFEVAAAWRQSVDPPSITVLFGPSGSGKTTLLRCLAGLERPDAGRIQLGDELWFDAACNRHMPPQRRRIGLLFQDYALFPHRTVAENIAFGLAHQPRQEQRRRVTELLQLFELEGLAHRYPHELSGGQQQRVALARALAPRPRLLLLDEPLAALDGPTRERLRRKLRRWLQTWGLPAVIVTHDWLEASTLGEHVIVLDQGRVLQQGPLNEVFSRPASTRVAGIVGVETVVPGEVLAVEGGLARVAVGSATLTAVAPAELNGRVFVCIRAEEVTLLPAPPEATSARNRLRARVVRVEPEGALVRVELDAGFPLVALVTRPSREELQLEPGRSVWALIKAPAIHLVPR, encoded by the coding sequence ATGAGCGTTGACCTGCTGGTGCAGATCCGCCGGCGCTACCGGAGCGGCTTTGAGGTTGCGGCCGCCTGGCGCCAGTCCGTTGATCCCCCCAGCATTACCGTCCTTTTTGGCCCTTCTGGAAGTGGCAAAACCACGCTGCTGCGCTGCCTGGCCGGACTGGAACGGCCCGACGCAGGCCGCATCCAACTGGGCGACGAGCTCTGGTTTGATGCCGCCTGCAACCGCCACATGCCGCCTCAGCGGCGTCGCATTGGCTTGCTCTTTCAGGATTATGCGCTGTTTCCCCACCGGACGGTTGCCGAAAATATCGCCTTCGGCCTGGCGCACCAGCCCCGCCAGGAGCAACGCCGTCGCGTAACGGAACTGTTGCAGCTATTCGAGCTGGAAGGATTGGCCCATCGCTATCCCCATGAGCTCTCAGGAGGACAGCAGCAGCGCGTGGCCTTAGCGCGGGCGCTGGCGCCTCGTCCGCGCCTGCTTCTGCTGGACGAACCACTGGCTGCCCTGGACGGTCCCACCCGAGAGCGACTGCGGCGTAAGCTACGACGCTGGCTACAGACCTGGGGCCTCCCGGCCGTCATCGTAACGCACGACTGGCTGGAAGCCAGCACGCTGGGCGAGCACGTGATTGTGCTGGACCAGGGACGCGTCTTGCAGCAGGGCCCCCTCAATGAAGTCTTCTCGCGCCCGGCCAGCACGCGCGTGGCCGGCATTGTGGGGGTCGAGACGGTGGTGCCGGGCGAGGTGCTCGCCGTGGAAGGCGGCCTGGCGCGCGTGGCGGTCGGCTCCGCTACCCTGACCGCGGTAGCCCCTGCGGAGCTGAACGGACGCGTGTTTGTCTGCATCCGGGCCGAAGAGGTTACGCTGTTGCCGGCTCCGCCCGAGGCAACCAGTGCCCGCAACCGGCTGCGGGCACGGGTCGTGCGCGTGGAACCCGAAGGCGCGCTCGTGCGCGTAGAGCTGGACGCCGGGTTTCCGCTCGTGGCCCTGGTTACCCGCCCCTCCCGTGAGGAACTTCAGCTTGAACCCGGTCGGTCCGTCTGGGCCCTGATCAAGGCCCCGGCCATTCATCTGGTGCCCCGGTAA
- the modB gene encoding molybdate ABC transporter permease subunit, protein MDWTAAWVTLRLALWTTGVLFVLGLPLAYWLATTRFPGRGLIEALITLPLVLPPTVVGFYLLVATAPDSLIGRMLAAVGIDRVAFTFPGIVLGSVLFNLPFAVRPFTAAFRSVERRLVEAAWCLGVSRWRTVTGVVLPLAWPGILTGLVLTFAHSLGEFGVVLMVGGNIPGITRTLSIAIYDEVQALNYEAADRMAGILVGLALGVLTLVYWLERKGKRR, encoded by the coding sequence ATGGACTGGACCGCTGCCTGGGTAACGCTGCGCCTGGCTCTGTGGACCACCGGCGTGCTTTTCGTGCTGGGCCTGCCACTGGCTTACTGGCTGGCCACTACCCGCTTTCCCGGACGCGGCCTGATTGAGGCGCTCATCACCCTGCCCCTGGTGCTTCCTCCCACGGTGGTCGGCTTTTACCTGCTGGTGGCCACGGCCCCCGACAGTCTGATCGGTCGGATGCTGGCGGCCGTCGGCATCGACCGGGTAGCCTTTACGTTTCCAGGCATTGTGCTGGGTTCGGTGCTGTTCAACCTGCCGTTCGCCGTCCGACCCTTCACGGCAGCCTTCCGAAGCGTTGAACGTCGGCTCGTGGAAGCGGCCTGGTGCCTGGGCGTCTCGCGTTGGCGGACGGTTACGGGCGTCGTGCTACCGCTGGCCTGGCCTGGCATCCTGACAGGTCTGGTGCTCACCTTTGCCCATAGCCTGGGCGAATTTGGCGTCGTGCTCATGGTGGGCGGCAACATTCCCGGCATCACGCGCACGCTTTCCATTGCCATTTACGACGAAGTGCAGGCGCTCAATTATGAGGCGGCCGACCGCATGGCCGGAATACTGGTGGGATTGGCGCTGGGCGTACTGACGCTGGTTTACTGGCTGGAACGCAAGGGGAAGAGACGATGA
- the modA gene encoding molybdate ABC transporter substrate-binding protein — MSKHPWFKLLLGLLLALGGCRRAEHPADVQVAVASDLRYAFEALRARFEAVYPNIRLIPSYGASGQLFTQLQNGAPFDLYFSADADYPRRLIAEGLAVDSSFFQYALGQLVVWVPEDSPLTLASWEELAGPQVHRLALANPRHAPYGRAAVAALKALGLYARVRDRLVFGENVAQAAQFVASGAADAGLIALSLARAPEMQERGRYRPLPPETYPPIEQGAVVLQRAAHRPEVWTFWRFVQRPEGRAVLRQYGFALPDATDHPES, encoded by the coding sequence ATGTCAAAGCATCCCTGGTTTAAGCTGCTGCTCGGATTATTGCTGGCCCTCGGCGGGTGCCGGCGCGCAGAGCACCCGGCCGACGTGCAGGTGGCCGTAGCTTCCGACCTCCGCTACGCCTTTGAGGCGCTGCGCGCGCGTTTTGAAGCCGTCTATCCGAACATTCGGCTGATACCCAGCTATGGGGCTTCGGGCCAGCTTTTTACGCAGTTGCAAAACGGCGCCCCCTTTGATCTCTACTTTTCGGCCGACGCCGACTACCCACGCCGCCTGATTGCCGAAGGCCTGGCCGTGGATTCGTCCTTCTTTCAGTACGCCCTGGGCCAGCTGGTCGTGTGGGTTCCCGAAGACTCGCCGCTGACGCTAGCCTCCTGGGAGGAGCTGGCTGGTCCGCAAGTACACCGCCTGGCCCTTGCCAATCCGCGGCATGCACCGTACGGGCGGGCCGCCGTTGCAGCCCTCAAGGCGCTGGGACTCTACGCGCGCGTGCGCGACCGGCTTGTGTTTGGCGAAAATGTCGCGCAGGCCGCCCAGTTTGTAGCCAGCGGAGCAGCCGATGCGGGCCTCATCGCCCTGTCGCTGGCACGGGCGCCCGAAATGCAGGAGCGCGGTCGCTATCGCCCCCTGCCGCCGGAGACGTACCCACCGATCGAGCAGGGCGCCGTCGTGCTGCAACGGGCTGCGCACCGCCCGGAAGTATGGACCTTCTGGCGCTTCGTGCAACGCCCGGAGGGACGCGCCGTGCTTCGCCAGTATGGTTTTGCCCTGCCCGACGCGACCGACCATCCCGAGTCGTAA
- a CDS encoding PadR family transcriptional regulator translates to MIDFVLLGLLAPGPRHAYALYQELRRPDGLWLVWRLKLPRLYAILDRLERAGLIRSELVAQSRRPTRRVFHLTPDGAARYQQWRTEPVRHGRDIRQVFLAKLYLARRDGLEIARTLLENQQTLCREWLATLRAASPPPHSFADAVWRYRVGYVEALLNWLQDVKASLV, encoded by the coding sequence ATGATCGACTTTGTACTGCTGGGACTGCTGGCGCCGGGGCCTCGCCATGCCTACGCGCTCTATCAGGAACTGCGGCGGCCAGATGGCCTGTGGTTGGTCTGGCGGCTGAAGCTTCCCCGACTCTATGCCATACTGGACCGCCTGGAACGGGCCGGCCTGATCCGTTCGGAGCTCGTGGCCCAATCCCGCCGACCAACGCGTCGGGTCTTTCACCTGACCCCCGACGGCGCCGCCCGCTACCAGCAATGGCGCACCGAACCCGTCCGACACGGCCGGGACATCCGGCAGGTATTTCTGGCCAAGCTTTATCTGGCCCGCCGCGACGGTCTGGAAATCGCGCGCACCCTGCTGGAAAACCAGCAGACGCTGTGCCGGGAGTGGCTGGCGACGCTGCGTGCGGCTTCGCCACCGCCCCATAGTTTTGCCGATGCGGTGTGGCGGTACCGCGTAGGGTATGTAGAAGCGTTGCTGAACTGGCTGCAGGATGTCAAAGCATCCCTGGTTTAA
- a CDS encoding threonine synthase, which produces MQSVAEYVDSLVCSACGAAFAPAQRHTTCSHCGKPLLVRYRIEALRGRFRPEVLPGRARSLWRYAEVLPVPPDPRWSLGEGWTPLLPQPRLGRALGLPKLYVKDESLNPGGSFKARGLAVAVAAAAARGVQQVGVASAGNAAGALALYAARLGLRAVLFLPEETPEPAVWECQIAGAEVHRVPGTIAEAGAAFEAYRQEHPDIFSVATLREPYRVEGKKTMGYELFEQLGGRLPDVILYPTGGGTGLIGMWKAFEEMEALGWIGPERPRMVAVQAAGCAPIVRAFQEGRETAAYWEDAQTIAAGLRVPKALGDFLILRVLRESQGTAVAVSDADIQAAMRRWAQTEGLLAAPEGAATLAALIQLQEAGWVHAEETVVLFNTATAHKYPAVVRQVLRQAGGPV; this is translated from the coding sequence ATGCAGTCGGTTGCCGAGTACGTCGATTCGCTGGTGTGCAGTGCGTGTGGGGCTGCGTTTGCGCCTGCGCAACGGCACACGACCTGTTCCCACTGTGGCAAACCGTTGCTGGTGCGGTATCGGATCGAAGCGCTTCGCGGCCGGTTTCGGCCGGAAGTGCTGCCGGGCCGGGCGCGCAGTCTCTGGCGCTACGCGGAAGTATTGCCCGTGCCGCCTGATCCGCGTTGGAGTCTGGGAGAGGGGTGGACGCCGCTTCTGCCGCAACCTCGGCTGGGGCGTGCGCTGGGGTTGCCGAAGCTGTATGTCAAGGATGAAAGCCTGAATCCAGGCGGTAGCTTCAAGGCACGTGGACTGGCGGTGGCGGTAGCGGCGGCGGCCGCGCGGGGCGTGCAGCAGGTAGGAGTGGCCTCGGCCGGAAACGCGGCCGGTGCGCTGGCGCTGTATGCGGCCCGCCTGGGACTGCGGGCTGTCCTGTTTCTGCCGGAGGAAACGCCGGAGCCGGCCGTGTGGGAATGCCAGATAGCAGGCGCTGAGGTGCATCGGGTACCCGGTACGATAGCCGAAGCCGGAGCGGCTTTTGAAGCCTACCGCCAGGAGCACCCGGACATTTTCAGTGTGGCCACGCTTCGGGAGCCGTATCGGGTGGAAGGTAAGAAAACCATGGGTTATGAGCTGTTCGAGCAACTGGGAGGACGGCTGCCGGATGTGATCCTCTACCCGACCGGAGGCGGCACTGGGCTGATCGGCATGTGGAAGGCGTTCGAGGAAATGGAGGCGCTGGGCTGGATCGGACCGGAACGGCCCCGAATGGTGGCCGTGCAGGCGGCCGGCTGTGCGCCGATCGTACGAGCCTTTCAGGAAGGACGGGAAACGGCGGCGTACTGGGAAGATGCGCAGACCATCGCCGCCGGGCTGCGCGTGCCGAAAGCACTGGGCGACTTTCTGATATTACGCGTGCTTCGGGAGAGCCAGGGAACGGCCGTGGCGGTCTCTGATGCGGACATACAGGCTGCCATGCGGCGCTGGGCGCAGACCGAGGGGCTACTGGCTGCCCCGGAAGGCGCCGCCACGCTGGCCGCGCTGATCCAGTTACAGGAGGCCGGATGGGTACATGCGGAGGAAACGGTCGTGCTCTTCAATACCGCCACGGCGCACAAGTATCCAGCCGTGGTACGCCAGGTGCTCCGGCAGGCAGGAGGGCCTGTCTGA
- a CDS encoding thymidine phosphorylase, which translates to MPNVVELIITKRDGGALAPDELRWLVAAYTRGEVPDYQMSAFLMAAFLRGLSEAEMDALTEAMLHSGRVLDLSDVPGRTVDKHSTGGVGDKVSLILAPLVAACGVPVPMISGRGLGHTGGTLDKLEAIPGLRTDLSVAAFRRQLRELGVVMIGQTDEIAPADRKLYALRDVTGTIESIPLIAASILSKKLAEGAEALVFDVKCGRGAFMRRESDARRLAETLVGIATRAGRPAVAWLTDMNVPLGRAVGNWPEVVESLQALRGDFTGIEDLIEVTLTLAGEMLWLGGVAQTPEDGRRQARQALQNGQAFTRFCAMVQAQGGDVRVLERPDTRPDTEPAGEVRAPAEAQGYVADLDARAVGRLAVQLGAGRRVKEDPVDPTAGLVLHRKPGDPVAPGDVLATLYTRQRDRLADFQRALLAAYRFAETPPPPRSLLLARYAENQWTGVQPSAPS; encoded by the coding sequence ATGCCGAATGTCGTTGAACTGATTATCACGAAACGTGACGGAGGTGCGCTCGCGCCGGACGAGCTACGCTGGCTCGTCGCAGCCTACACACGCGGCGAGGTGCCCGACTACCAGATGAGCGCCTTTCTGATGGCTGCCTTTCTGCGCGGCCTCAGTGAAGCTGAAATGGACGCGCTCACCGAGGCCATGCTGCATTCGGGGCGCGTGCTGGACCTCTCGGACGTGCCCGGACGCACGGTGGACAAACATTCCACCGGCGGGGTGGGCGACAAGGTCTCGCTGATCCTGGCCCCGCTGGTTGCCGCCTGCGGCGTGCCTGTGCCGATGATCTCCGGCCGTGGGCTGGGCCACACGGGCGGCACGCTCGATAAACTGGAAGCGATCCCGGGCCTGCGCACCGACCTTTCCGTGGCCGCGTTTCGCCGCCAGCTTCGGGAACTGGGCGTGGTGATGATCGGCCAGACCGACGAGATCGCACCGGCCGATCGCAAGCTCTACGCGCTGCGCGACGTGACCGGCACGATTGAGTCGATTCCGCTTATTGCCGCCTCCATCCTGAGTAAAAAGCTGGCCGAAGGCGCCGAGGCGCTTGTGTTCGACGTCAAATGTGGCCGGGGCGCCTTTATGCGTCGGGAGTCGGACGCCCGACGCCTGGCCGAAACGCTCGTGGGCATTGCCACGCGGGCCGGCCGTCCGGCCGTCGCCTGGCTGACCGATATGAACGTACCGCTGGGCCGCGCTGTGGGCAACTGGCCCGAGGTGGTCGAAAGCCTGCAAGCGCTTCGCGGAGACTTTACAGGTATTGAAGATCTGATCGAGGTTACACTGACCCTAGCCGGCGAGATGCTCTGGCTGGGCGGCGTCGCCCAGACGCCAGAGGATGGCCGCCGGCAGGCGCGCCAGGCACTGCAGAACGGCCAGGCCTTCACGCGTTTCTGCGCCATGGTGCAGGCGCAGGGAGGCGACGTCCGCGTGCTCGAACGCCCCGACACGCGTCCCGATACTGAACCGGCCGGCGAGGTACGTGCGCCGGCAGAAGCGCAGGGGTATGTGGCCGACCTGGACGCTCGGGCGGTGGGACGCCTGGCCGTCCAGCTTGGCGCAGGCCGCCGCGTCAAAGAAGATCCAGTGGACCCCACCGCCGGCCTGGTGCTCCACCGGAAACCCGGCGACCCGGTGGCGCCCGGGGACGTGCTCGCTACGCTTTACACCCGCCAGCGCGACCGCCTGGCGGATTTTCAACGGGCCCTGCTGGCCGCCTATCGCTTTGCGGAAACGCCCCCGCCTCCCCGCTCCCTGCTCCTGGCCCGCTACGCCGAAAATCAATGGACCGGCGTGCAGCCGTCCGCTCCGTCCTGA
- the rpmE gene encoding 50S ribosomal protein L31 has translation MKKGLHPEYNLITVRLADGTEFQIRSTMKGPVYVSDVDATNHPFYTGVRQFVDRAGRVEKFMRRYGKVTSQGHQKPEASDEKGT, from the coding sequence ATGAAAAAGGGGCTGCATCCGGAATATAACCTGATTACTGTGCGGCTGGCCGACGGCACCGAGTTTCAGATTCGCTCGACGATGAAGGGCCCGGTTTACGTGTCCGACGTGGACGCAACGAACCACCCCTTCTACACAGGGGTGCGGCAGTTTGTGGACCGAGCGGGCCGCGTCGAGAAGTTCATGCGGCGTTATGGCAAGGTGACCTCCCAGGGCCACCAGAAGCCCGAAGCCTCTGACGAAAAGGGCACGTAA
- the thiC gene encoding phosphomethylpyrimidine synthase ThiC: protein MIPRPPAAIRRVYVSGSRYPEVRVPFKEVQLSPTRLPDGSLEPNEPVLLYDTRGPWGDPDFHGDIRQGLPPLRRPWIEARGDVEEYDGRPVQPLDDGYRNEAERQRAEQRGKLHRWPGPRRRPLRGKNGAAVTQMHYARQGIITPEMEFIAIRENQRRERLLELQKELGDRWSLAFQHPGQGWGAQIPPVITPEFVRDEVARGRAIIPCNVNHPECEPMIIGRNFLVKINANIGTSAVSSSIDEEVEKLLWAIYWGADTVMDLSTGKNIHETREWILRNSPVPIGTVPIYQALEKVGGKPEELTWEIFRDTLIEQCEQGVDYMTIHAGVRLAYIPLTAHRRTGIVSRGGSIIAKWCLAHHKENFLYTHFEEICEILRQYDVSISLGDGLRPGSIQDANDEAQFAELKTLGELTQIAWKYDVQVMIEGPGHIPMHLIKENVDRELADCYEAPFYTLGPLVTDIAPAYDHITSAIGAAMIGWFGAAMLCYVTPKEHLGLPNKNDVREGVIAYKIAAHAADLAKGHPGAQYWDNALSKARFEFRWEDQFNLSLDPERAREYHDETLPAEGAKLAHFCSMCGPKFCSMKITEEIRALAEQKGVDAQQIIEEGLQEKAREFVEKGAEIYTAP from the coding sequence ATGATTCCCAGACCACCTGCTGCGATTCGGCGCGTGTACGTTTCGGGCAGCCGCTACCCCGAGGTGCGCGTTCCGTTCAAGGAAGTCCAGCTTTCGCCCACGCGGCTGCCGGATGGAAGCCTGGAGCCCAACGAGCCGGTTTTGCTCTACGACACGCGCGGGCCGTGGGGCGACCCCGACTTTCACGGCGACATCCGCCAGGGCCTGCCGCCCCTGCGACGGCCGTGGATCGAGGCCCGCGGCGACGTCGAAGAATACGATGGGCGCCCGGTGCAGCCCCTCGACGATGGGTACCGCAACGAAGCTGAACGCCAGCGGGCCGAACAACGCGGCAAGCTGCACCGCTGGCCTGGCCCGCGACGGCGGCCGCTGCGCGGCAAAAACGGCGCTGCCGTTACCCAGATGCACTATGCCCGCCAGGGCATCATCACGCCGGAGATGGAGTTCATTGCCATCCGCGAAAACCAGCGGCGCGAGCGACTCCTCGAACTCCAGAAAGAACTGGGCGACCGCTGGTCCCTCGCTTTTCAGCATCCGGGCCAGGGATGGGGGGCCCAGATTCCCCCTGTCATCACGCCCGAGTTTGTGCGCGACGAAGTAGCCCGCGGCCGCGCAATCATTCCCTGCAACGTCAACCACCCGGAGTGCGAGCCGATGATCATCGGCCGCAACTTCCTGGTCAAGATCAACGCCAACATCGGCACCTCAGCCGTCTCCAGTTCCATCGACGAAGAAGTCGAAAAACTGCTCTGGGCCATCTACTGGGGCGCCGATACGGTGATGGACCTCTCGACGGGCAAAAATATTCACGAGACCCGCGAGTGGATCCTGCGCAACAGTCCGGTGCCCATCGGGACGGTCCCGATCTACCAGGCCCTGGAAAAGGTGGGCGGCAAACCCGAAGAACTGACCTGGGAAATCTTTCGCGACACGCTCATCGAGCAGTGTGAGCAGGGAGTCGATTACATGACGATCCACGCGGGCGTCCGGCTTGCCTACATTCCGCTGACCGCCCACCGTCGCACGGGCATCGTCTCGCGGGGCGGCTCGATCATTGCCAAGTGGTGCCTGGCCCACCACAAAGAAAACTTCCTCTATACCCATTTTGAGGAAATCTGCGAAATTCTGCGTCAGTACGACGTGTCGATCAGCCTGGGCGACGGGCTGCGGCCCGGCTCGATCCAGGATGCCAACGACGAGGCCCAGTTTGCCGAGCTCAAGACGCTCGGGGAGCTGACGCAGATTGCCTGGAAGTACGACGTGCAGGTGATGATCGAGGGGCCCGGCCATATCCCCATGCATCTGATCAAGGAAAACGTGGACCGGGAGCTGGCCGACTGCTACGAAGCGCCGTTTTACACGCTCGGGCCGCTGGTCACCGACATTGCGCCGGCCTACGACCACATCACTTCGGCCATTGGCGCAGCCATGATCGGCTGGTTCGGCGCGGCCATGCTCTGCTACGTCACGCCCAAGGAACATCTGGGACTGCCCAACAAGAACGACGTGCGCGAAGGTGTGATTGCCTACAAGATTGCCGCGCATGCGGCTGATCTGGCCAAAGGACACCCCGGCGCGCAGTACTGGGACAACGCGCTCTCAAAGGCCCGCTTTGAATTCCGCTGGGAGGACCAGTTCAACCTGTCGCTCGACCCCGAGCGGGCCCGGGAATACCATGACGAGACGCTTCCGGCCGAAGGGGCCAAGCTGGCCCACTTCTGCTCGATGTGTGGGCCAAAGTTCTGCTCCATGAAGATCACGGAAGAGATTCGGGCCCTGGCCGAGCAGAAAGGCGTGGACGCCCAGCAGATCATCGAAGAAGGCCTGCAGGAAAAGGCCCGCGAGTTCGTGGAAAAAGGTGCGGAAATTTACACAGCGCCCTGA